CCCTTGATCGTGCCGCCGTCGCCGATGAAGTGCTTGGCGGTGGCGATCACGCCGTTGTAGCCGATGCGCTTGGTGGCGCCGTCCTGGAGGCCGTCGATGGCTTCGAAGCCGTAGGAGCGCGTGATGCGCGGGTCCTCGGAGAAGCCTTCGTAGGTGCGGCCCCAGCGGTCGTCCTGGACGACGGCGAGGGTGGGCGAGAAGGCCCAGTCCTGGCCGGTGGCGCGGATCTGCCGGGCGGTCGCGCCGGCGATGTCGCGCACCAGGCACGGGTCGTGCGCGGCGCCGAGCCCGATGTTGTGGGGGAACACGGTCGCGCCGTAGACGTTGTTGTTGCCGTGCACCGCGTCGATGCCCCAGAGGACGGGGATCTTCGTGCGGCTGGTCTTGGAGGCGTTCCAGTAGGCGTCGGCGAGGTTCAGCCAGTCCTGCTGGGTGGCGTGCTTGTTGCCGCCGGGCCACGCGCCGCCGCCGTTGAGGACCGTGCCGATGGCGTACTGGCGGACCTCGTCGGGGGTGATCGAGGTGATCTCGGGCTGCGTCATCTGCCCGACCTTCTCCTCGAGGGTCATGCCCTTGAGGATCTGGGCGATGCGCGCCTCGTCGTCGGCCTTGCCCTTGAACCGGCTGTCGACCTTGGGCCAGTCCGCCAGGGTCGGCAGGGTGTTCTCGATCTTGGCGCAGCCGTTCTTGTCCTTGGCGGGCTGGCCGATGACGGGCTGGGCCGGTGCGTCTGCTTGGGCCGGCGTCGCGGTGGCGACCCCGCCCAGCAGGCTCAGGCTCATCAAGGTGACGAGCGAACTTCGACGCGCACGGGACCACGCGCGTGATCTTCTGGCCATGGTCTGGTCCATTCTGCGGTGAACGGCGGCGGACCGGCCGATCCTCACCGGGCGAAGGGGACGGCGTCAATAGGTTTCGAGCTGGTTATTTCTCGACATAAAATAAGAGTCGCCCGGAGGGCGGCCACGCCTAGCCGGTGCGCCGGTGAAGGTCAAGGGCACTGCCGGGCAAGGGTTTTGCCTCGCCGTCGGCGAGGTGCGTCCGTGCGGGTGATCCCGGCGGCGTCCGGCTCAGTGCAGGACCGAGCCCGGCAGTTCCTCGAAGATCAGCCAGGTCCGCGTCGACCGCACACCCTCCAGTGCCTGCAGCCGCTCCAGGACCACGTCGCGCAGTGTCGTGTTGTCCGGCGTCCGGACCAGCAGCAGGATGTCGAAGTCGCCGCCCACCAGGGTCACGTGGTCGACGTACGGGATCTTGTGCAGGTCGGTCGCCATCGTGCGCCACGACGTCTGCTCCACCGTCACCATGATGTACGCCGACGTGCCCAGGCCCGCCCGGCGCGGGTCGATCCGCGCGCCGAAGCCGGTGATCACGCCCTCCGCCATCAGGCGTTCCAGCCGCGTGTACGCGTTCGTGCGCGAGATGTGCAGCTTCTCCGCCAGCGCCCGGATCGCCAGACGGCCGTCCGCGGACAGCTCCGCCAGCATCGCCCGGTCGACCTCGTCGAGCGCCGGGACCGTTCGTCCCGTGAGGCCGCCGCCGGTCGAGGCCGTGAAGGACGTTTGGTCAGCGACTGGCTCCGAAAAAGACCCTTTGTCGCTCATTTCGCGGAACCCTTGAACACACGACCATCAAGAACGACCATCTGAGCATCATATGTCTGCGAGAGGTGGTGTGCGTCATGGCCACGGAGACCCTGCTGCCGTCCGGGTCGCCGGTGCGGTTCGTCGCCGAGGACGGAACGCGCGTCGACCAGCACGGCGAGTACGCCGAACCCACCAAGGACCGGCTGAAAGCCGCCTACCGGCTGATGGTCCTGGGCCGCCGGTTCGACGTCCAGGCGACCGCCCTCACCAAGCAGGGCCGCCTCGCCGTCTACCCCTCCAGCGCCGGCCAGGAGGCCTGCCAGGTCGCCGCCGCGCTCGCCCTCCGGGACGACGACTGGCTCTTCCCCACCTACCGCGACTCGGTCGCTCTCGTCGCGCGCGGCCTGAAGCCCGGCGAAGTCCTGACGCTGCTTCGCGGCGACGCGCACTGCGGCTACAACCCCGCCGAGACGCGCGTAGCGCCCCAGTGCACTCCGCTCGCGACGCAGACCCTGCACGCCACCGGTCTCGCGCACGCGATGCAGCGACGCGGTGAAGACGCCGTCGCGCTCGCGCTCATCGGGGACGGCGCCACCAGCGAAGGCGACTTCCACGAGGCGCTCAACTTCGCCGCCGTCTTCAAGGCACCCGTGGTGTTCTTCGTGCAGAACAACGGCTACGCGATCTCCGTCCCCTTCGAGAAGCAGAGCGCCGCGCCCGCGCTGGCGTACAAGGGCATCGGCTACGGCATGCGCTCGGAGCAGGTCGACGGCAACGACGCCGTCGCGGTCCTCGCCGTCCTCGACGACGCCGTGAAGCACGCCCGCGAAGGCAAGGGCCCGGTCCTCGTCGAGGCCCACACCTACCGCATCGACGCCCACACCAACGCCGACGACGCCACCCGCTACCGCGACGCGGACGAAGTCGCGAAGTGGCGCGAAGCGGACCCGCTCGAGCGGCTCGGGACCTACCTGGAAGACGACCTGACCGAAGACGACGTCGAGCGATTCCGAGCCGAAGCCGAAGAGTTCGCCCAGTCCGTCCGCGACACCCTGAACGCCGACGCCGAGCTCGACCCGATGTCCCTGTTCGACCACGTCTACGCCGAGCCGACCCGCCAGCTGCAGCGCCAGCGGGCCATGGTCGCGGCCGAGCTGGAGGCCTGATGACGACCACGATGGCGCAGGCGCTCAACGCCGCCCTGCGGGACGCGCTCAAGGACGACGACCGGGTGCTCGTGTTCGGCGAGGACGTCGGCACGCTCGGCGGCGTCTTCCGGGTCACCGACGGCATCACCGCCGACTTCGGCGAGGACCGCTGCTTCGACACGCCCCTGGCCGAGTCCGGCATCGTCGGGTTCGCGGTCGGGATGGCGATGGGCGGGTTCCGCCCGGTCGTCGAGATGCAGTTCGACGCCTTCGCCTACCCCGCGTTCGAGCAGATCACCTCGCACGTGGCGAAGCTGCGCAACCGCACCCGCGGCGCGCTCTCGCTGCCGATGGTCATCCGGATTCCCTACGCCGGCGGCATCGGCGGCGTCGAGCACCACTGCGACTCCAGCGAGGCCTACTACACGCACACGCCGGGCCTGCGCGTCGTCACGCCGGGCACCGCGCAGGACGCCTACGACCTGCTCCGCGACGCCATCCAGTCGCCGGACCCGGTCGTCTTCCTCGAGCCGAAGGCCCGCTACTGGTCCGGCGAAGAGGTGAGCTTCACCCGCAGCGGCCCGGCCATGGACCGGGCCGTCGTCCGGCGCCAGGGCAAGGACGTCACGCTCATCGCGTACGGCCCGATGGTCGCCACGGCGCTGGAGACCGCCGAAGCCGCGACGGCCGAAGGCTGGGACGTCGAGGTCGTCGACCTGCGTTCCTTGAGCCCGTTCGACGACGAGACCGTGACGGCGTCCGTGCGCCGCACCGGGCGGGCCGTCGTCGTCCACGAGGCCGCCGGCTTCGGCGGCTACGGCGCCGAGGTCGTCGCGCGCGTCACCGAGCAGTGCTTCCACCAGCTGCACGCGCCGGTGCTGCGCGTGACCGGGCTCGACATCCCGTACCCGGCGCCGAAGCTCGAGCGCCACACGCTGCCCGACGTCGACCGGATCCTCGACACGATCGCGCGCCTGCAGTGGGCCGACACCCCGGTGGTGGCCGGTGCCTGACTTCCTGCTGCCGGACCTCGGCGAGGGCCTGACCGAGGCGGCCATCCTCAATTGGCACGTCGCGATCGGCGACACGGTCAAGGTCGACCAGATCGTCGTCGAGGTCGAGACGGCGAAGGCCGCCGTCGAGGTGCCGGTGCCCTTCGCCGGTGTCGTGTCCGCGCTGCACGGCGAGCCGGGGCAGCTGCTGCCGGTCGGCGCGCCGCTGCTGTCCGTCGGCGGGTTCGCCGAGCCCGGCGTCACGACGTCGTCCGGGAGCGGCAACGTCCTCATCGGCTACGGCACCGCGCCCACGACCCGCCGCAAACGCGTCCGCCGCGTCGAAGCGCCTGCTCCGAAGGCCAAGGCGCCCGGCGTGATCTCGCCGTTCGTCCGGAAGCTGGCTTCGGACAACGGGATCGACCTCGCGAAGGTCGCCGCGACCGGTCCGGACGGGATCATCCGCCGCGCCGACGTCGAGGCGGCGCTCAAGAAGCCCGTCGCGAAGGGCAAGCGCATCCCATTGACCGGCGTGCGCAAGGCCGTCGCCGACAAGCTCACGACGTCCCGGCGCGAGATCCCCGAAGCGACGGTGTGGGTCGACGTCGACGCGTCCGAGCTGGTCGCCGCGCGGGCGGCCCTGAACGCCAAGACGGACCGGCCGGTGAGCCTGCTCGGGCTGATCGCGCGGTTCGCCGTCGCGGGGCTCAAGAAGTACCCGGAGCTGAACTCGCGCGTCGAGGGCGACGAGATCGTGCTGCTCGACGAGATCCACCTCGGGTTCGCCGCGCAGACCGACCGCGGGCTGGTCGTGCCGGTCGTGCGGGACGCCGGCGCGCTGTCGACCCGGGACCTTTCGGCGGCGATCGGCGACCGCGCTCGCACCGCGCGCGACGGCAAGCTCGCGCCCGCGGACCTCACCGGCGGCACGTTCACCGTGAACAACTACGGCGTCTTCGGCGTCGACGGCTCGGCCGCGATCATCAACCACCCCGAGGCCGCGATCCTCGGCATCGGCCGGATCATCGACCGGCCGTGGGTGGTCGGCGGCACGCTGGCCGTGCGGAAGGTCTGCGAGCTGACGCTGGCCTTCGACCACCGCGTCTGCGACGGCGGCACGGCGGGCGGGTTCCTGCGGTTCGTCGCGGACTGCGTCGAAGCGCCGGTCACGGCCTTGGGCGACCTGTAACGACTCACCGCGCGCAGTGAGTCGGATGTGACGGTCGTGGCACTTAAAGTGTTCGCGTGACGACTCCAGCCCAGCACGACCGGGACCAGGCGGAAGCACGCGTGGGCCGGCTCAAGCAGGACCTGCGCGGCGGGCTGGCGACCCCGCCCGCCGACGTCGAGGCGATGGACGAGCTCGTCGCGACGGCCCACCGGCTGCTCGACTCCGAGCTGGCGTTCGAGGAGGCCAGGCACCGGCTCGCGAACGCCGAGCTCGAGTCGCGGCACGCGGCGACGCAGCGCGCGGTCGTCTACTTCGCGGCCGCGCCGGTGCTGGTGCCGCTGGCCGCCGCGGCGCTGGTGCTGTTCGACGTGCTGTCGCCGGTGTGGCTGCTCGCCCTCGTCCCGCTGTTCGCGGCGGGCCTGTGGATCGGCTTCGGGCCGGTCCGGCGGGTCGGCGACGTCATCCGCGAGCGGACGCGGGCGGCGTGGGCGGGCAGCGGCACGGCCGGGGTGCTGGTGGGCGCGCTGATCCCGTGGCCGGGGACGGTCGTCTGCACGATCCTGGTGGCGCTGGGCGTCGCGGGCACGTGCGGGCTGCTGTGGCGGGAAAGCCGGATCCCGTGAGCCACGGCTACGCGACCTACGGCGACGATCCCGAGTTCACGCAGGAGTACGAGGAGCCCGCCGACTCGACGCGGCGCGACCTCGACGAGCTGTTCGCTGCGGTCGACGGCCTGCGCGCGGCCGCCGAGGAGTCCGACGACCGCCTGCGCCGCGAAGTGGCCGACCTGACCGAGCGGCTCGAGCGCGGCGGCGGGCACCGGCAGGAGGACCGCATCGACCTGCTGGGCCGGCAGCTGGACCGGCTGCAGCAGCAGGTGCAGGCCCTGGAGCGCGCGGTGCGCGTGGCCGACGGCGTACCCCAGCTGAACCTCGACGACGTCGGCGCGGAGACCCGGGCGCTCGCGAAGGAGGCGGCCCGCTGGGACGACCTGCACAAGGAGCTGGTGACGAAGGAGCAGCGCGCCCGGCACTCGGCGGAGATCACGCGGCTTTCTTCGGTGCAGGCGGCCTTGTCCCGCTGCGATGCCGATCTGCTGGAGGTGATGCGCGTCCTGGCGTCGACAGATCGTGGTTCGCGCGCTCGCGGTGATGCGGAGTCGTCGTTGCGGGCGTTGTCGACGCGGCGCCGGACGCTGCTGGACGAGGAGATCCCGGCGGCGATCGCGGCAGCGGACCAGGCCCGCCTGGCGTTGCGCGAGGCGGACGCGGTCGAGGCGCGGATCGTGCCCCAGCTGGAGCGCGCCGAGCGAGCGTGGCACGACCTGCAGGTCCGGCTCCGGACCCGGATCACGGACGCGCTGGGGTCGAACGCCCTGCTGCCGACGTGGTTCGGGCACGCGCTCGGTGTGTCACCCCCGACGGGCGCTTCGGGAGACGCGTGGATCCGGACCGCGGCGTCCGTGCTGGCTTACCGGGTGACGTTCGGGATCAAGGACCCGGCGCTGCCGCTGGGCCCGCCGGCGGGCGAGGACGCGGACACGACCGAGCGTCGCTGGACCTGGCGGGCGAGGCTGGAATCGGACTTGGACGAGCTGGCCCTCTAGCCGATTCCGCACCAGCCGGTGACGGTGATGAACTACGTTTCGATCATGTCCTACCGCGACGCGACGGCCCACTACACCTCGCCCAAAAGGCGTGATCCGGTCAAGACGATGCTGGAAGAAGTGGTCACCCACCGAGTACTGCGTGATGCCATCTCCCGGATCCCGCGTGCGCCCGGCCGGCCGTTGCGGGTGCTCGACGTCGGGTGCGGCACCGGGGACGGCCTGGCGCTGCTGACCGAGCGGCACGGCGCCCTCGCCCCGCTGACCGACGAGCACACCCTCGACTACCTCGGGGTCGACATCGACCCCGACATGGTCGACACGGCCCGCGCACTCCACGCCGGCCGGCGGGCGGAGTTCGTCGTCGCGGACATGCGGTCCGAGCTGCCCGCGGGCGACTTCGACCTCTACCTCTCCTGCGGCGTGCCCTATTCCCACCTTCCCCACGAGGACGTCGTCGAGGTCCTGACCGGCCTCATGCGGCGGATCGTCGAGACCCGCGACCGCGCCGTGCTCGTCGTCGACGTCCTCGGCCGCTACTCCGTCGAGTGGACGCCGAAGTGGCCGGAGACCCGCTGGTCCTACAACATGAGCTTCTTCGAGGACGCGACCGAAACCCTCCACGACCGGATGAGCTTCTTCGACCGCGGGTCGCTCGACGCGGCGCTCGTCGAAGCCGCGATCCGGGCCCGGGCCCGGCTGAGCGGGACGACGTTCACCGACCGGTCGATCCTCGCCGGCCGCCACACCGCCACCCTCGCCTTCAACCCGGCGATCCCGCCCTACCGCACCCTCCTCAACGAGCTCGCCCGCGGCACCACCGACGTCGACCCCGCCCGGCTGCGGTTCGAGCCCCCCACCGGGAACGCGCCCCGGCCGGTGGAACTGTTCTTCGCGGCCTTCGCCGAGCGCTGGAACCGGATCATCACCACCGGAGACCCGCGCTCGCCCGAACACGCGAAGCAGCTGGCGACGTCGCTCTTCGCGTGGGAACAGCAAGCCCAGCAAGGCCTCGGTACCGGGCATTCCCTGATGGCCACCGTGGTCGTCGAACGTCCCACCCTCGCCTGAGAGTCAGGCGCGGAGGGCCGACTCCAGCCGCCGGTGCAGCTCGCCGAGCCGGGACTTGCCCGGCTTGCCGGGCGGGAAGCGGCGGAGGAGGCCGGAGACCGCCGGCGGTGCGTGGTCGAGGGCCCAGCGGATCTCCGCTTCCGCGTCACCGCCGGCGAGTTCGCACGCCAGTGCTGCCTGCTGGGCGGGGCCGACGATGTGCTTCACCTGGTGCGGCGACGCCAGGGGGTGCAGGTAAGCCGCACCCGCCGCGCCGACGGCCGCGCGTGCGGCGGCGGAAGCGGCGGGGTCGGAAGTCTCGCCCGCCGCCTTCAAAGCCGCCCACGCCACCGTGCGAAGCAACTTCGTCCGCAGAGCGC
The window above is part of the Amycolatopsis camponoti genome. Proteins encoded here:
- a CDS encoding Lrp/AsnC family transcriptional regulator, whose amino-acid sequence is MSDKGSFSEPVADQTSFTASTGGGLTGRTVPALDEVDRAMLAELSADGRLAIRALAEKLHISRTNAYTRLERLMAEGVITGFGARIDPRRAGLGTSAYIMVTVEQTSWRTMATDLHKIPYVDHVTLVGGDFDILLLVRTPDNTTLRDVVLERLQALEGVRSTRTWLIFEELPGSVLH
- the pdhA gene encoding pyruvate dehydrogenase (acetyl-transferring) E1 component subunit alpha, with translation MATETLLPSGSPVRFVAEDGTRVDQHGEYAEPTKDRLKAAYRLMVLGRRFDVQATALTKQGRLAVYPSSAGQEACQVAAALALRDDDWLFPTYRDSVALVARGLKPGEVLTLLRGDAHCGYNPAETRVAPQCTPLATQTLHATGLAHAMQRRGEDAVALALIGDGATSEGDFHEALNFAAVFKAPVVFFVQNNGYAISVPFEKQSAAPALAYKGIGYGMRSEQVDGNDAVAVLAVLDDAVKHAREGKGPVLVEAHTYRIDAHTNADDATRYRDADEVAKWREADPLERLGTYLEDDLTEDDVERFRAEAEEFAQSVRDTLNADAELDPMSLFDHVYAEPTRQLQRQRAMVAAELEA
- a CDS encoding alpha-ketoacid dehydrogenase subunit beta, encoding MTTTMAQALNAALRDALKDDDRVLVFGEDVGTLGGVFRVTDGITADFGEDRCFDTPLAESGIVGFAVGMAMGGFRPVVEMQFDAFAYPAFEQITSHVAKLRNRTRGALSLPMVIRIPYAGGIGGVEHHCDSSEAYYTHTPGLRVVTPGTAQDAYDLLRDAIQSPDPVVFLEPKARYWSGEEVSFTRSGPAMDRAVVRRQGKDVTLIAYGPMVATALETAEAATAEGWDVEVVDLRSLSPFDDETVTASVRRTGRAVVVHEAAGFGGYGAEVVARVTEQCFHQLHAPVLRVTGLDIPYPAPKLERHTLPDVDRILDTIARLQWADTPVVAGA
- a CDS encoding dihydrolipoamide acetyltransferase family protein yields the protein MPDFLLPDLGEGLTEAAILNWHVAIGDTVKVDQIVVEVETAKAAVEVPVPFAGVVSALHGEPGQLLPVGAPLLSVGGFAEPGVTTSSGSGNVLIGYGTAPTTRRKRVRRVEAPAPKAKAPGVISPFVRKLASDNGIDLAKVAATGPDGIIRRADVEAALKKPVAKGKRIPLTGVRKAVADKLTTSRREIPEATVWVDVDASELVAARAALNAKTDRPVSLLGLIARFAVAGLKKYPELNSRVEGDEIVLLDEIHLGFAAQTDRGLVVPVVRDAGALSTRDLSAAIGDRARTARDGKLAPADLTGGTFTVNNYGVFGVDGSAAIINHPEAAILGIGRIIDRPWVVGGTLAVRKVCELTLAFDHRVCDGGTAGGFLRFVADCVEAPVTALGDL
- a CDS encoding class I SAM-dependent methyltransferase, which translates into the protein MNYVSIMSYRDATAHYTSPKRRDPVKTMLEEVVTHRVLRDAISRIPRAPGRPLRVLDVGCGTGDGLALLTERHGALAPLTDEHTLDYLGVDIDPDMVDTARALHAGRRAEFVVADMRSELPAGDFDLYLSCGVPYSHLPHEDVVEVLTGLMRRIVETRDRAVLVVDVLGRYSVEWTPKWPETRWSYNMSFFEDATETLHDRMSFFDRGSLDAALVEAAIRARARLSGTTFTDRSILAGRHTATLAFNPAIPPYRTLLNELARGTTDVDPARLRFEPPTGNAPRPVELFFAAFAERWNRIITTGDPRSPEHAKQLATSLFAWEQQAQQGLGTGHSLMATVVVERPTLA
- a CDS encoding putative immunity protein; its protein translation is MELTLDELRALTGWAADCASRALPLYESRVPGDSRPREAIAAAREFASGALRTKLLRTVAWAALKAAGETSDPAASAAARAAVGAAGAAYLHPLASPHQVKHIVGPAQQAALACELAGGDAEAEIRWALDHAPPAVSGLLRRFPPGKPGKSRLGELHRRLESALRA